The Amaranthus tricolor cultivar Red isolate AtriRed21 chromosome 6, ASM2621246v1, whole genome shotgun sequence genome has a segment encoding these proteins:
- the LOC130814949 gene encoding heat stress transcription factor A-4c-like isoform X1 codes for MMDEIQGSLNALPPFLAKTYEMVDDPTSDPIVSWSSNSKSFIVWNPPDFSRDLLPRFFKHNNFSSFVRQLNTYGFRKVDPDQWEFSNDDFIRGKPHLMKNIHRRKPVHSHSSNNLHGQVNSNPITDSERQRYKDNIEHLKHEKEVFLMESQRQLQEEKGLESQVQLLRDRLQQMEQRQYSFASSCAERLQKPELASIPPLVNNDRKRRVFRPDHFYDETNNEDSSICTIRTSRGSPKVCFGLDFDPELLEMMEASLHFWENAVEDLVNVQRNPTHEVFESTTCTESPAISYTQLNADDLSDSLRIDMNLEPPAAASVITLDPASRLETESGTAKAMAQGVNDVFWEQFLTENPGSSDVQEVQSERKDSRLKEKDSRLLDHGRFWLGFRNPNSIQEHIGQLTPAGSN; via the exons ATGATGGATGAAATTCAAGGCAGTTTAAATGCTCTTCCTCCTTTCCTTGCAAAGACTTATGAAATGGTTGATGATCCCACAAGTGACCCCATTGTTTCTTGGAGTTCAAATAGTAAGAGTTTTATAGTGTGGAATCCCCCTGATTTTTCAAGGGACTTGTTGCCAAGGTTCTTTAAACACAACAATTTCTCAAGCTTCGTTAGACAATTGAACACATAT GGTTTTAGGAAAGTTGATCCTGATCAATGGGAGTTTTccaatgatgattttatcagaGGGAAACCACACCTAATGAAAAACATACACAGACGCAAGCCAGTTCATAGTCACTCATCGAATAATCTTCATGGACAAGTGAACTCTAACCCTATAACTGACTCCGAAAGACAGAGGTACAAAGATAATATTGAGCATCTAAAACATGAAAAAGAAGTTTTTTTGATGGAGTCACAAAGGCAACTACAAGAGGAAAAGGGACTTGAGTCGCAGGTTCAGCTTTTGAGGGATCGCTTACAACAAATGGAACAGAGGCAATATAGTTTTGCTTCGTCCTGTGCTGAGAGATTGCAGAAACCCGAGCTTGCTTCAATCCCTCCATTAGTTAACAATGATAGAAAGCGACGGGTTTTTAGGCCTGACCATTTTTATGACGAAACAAACAATGAGGATAGTAGCATATGTACCATAAGAACAAGTAGAGGAAGTCCAAAAGTTTGTTTTGGTTTAGACTTTGATCCCGAGCTCTTAGAGATGATGGAAGCATCCCTACATTTTTGGGAAAATGCGGTTGAGGATCTCGTAAATGTGCAGAGAAATCCAACCCATGAGGTTTTTGAATCCACTACTTGCACAGAGAGCCCAGCAATATCTTACACTCAACTCAATGCTGATGATCTATCAGATTCCTTAAGGATTGACATGAATTTGGAACCTCCTGCCGCAGCATCTGTAATCACACTGGATCCTGCTTCTCGACTCGAGACAGAATCCGGAACTGCTAAGGCTATGGCACAGGGAGTCAATGATGTATTCTGGGAACAATTTCTGACTGAAAATCCTGGTTCATCTGATGTACAGGAAGTTCAATCAGAAAGGAAAGATTCTAGACTTAAAGAGAAAGACAGCAGACTGTTAGATCATGGAAGATTTTGGTTGGGTTTTAGAAATCCAAATAGTATACAAGAACACATAGGACAACTTACTCCAGCAGGCAGCAACTGA
- the LOC130814949 gene encoding heat stress transcription factor A-4a-like isoform X2, which produces MGSGHKPTGMSVRLGFRKVDPDQWEFSNDDFIRGKPHLMKNIHRRKPVHSHSSNNLHGQVNSNPITDSERQRYKDNIEHLKHEKEVFLMESQRQLQEEKGLESQVQLLRDRLQQMEQRQYSFASSCAERLQKPELASIPPLVNNDRKRRVFRPDHFYDETNNEDSSICTIRTSRGSPKVCFGLDFDPELLEMMEASLHFWENAVEDLVNVQRNPTHEVFESTTCTESPAISYTQLNADDLSDSLRIDMNLEPPAAASVITLDPASRLETESGTAKAMAQGVNDVFWEQFLTENPGSSDVQEVQSERKDSRLKEKDSRLLDHGRFWLGFRNPNSIQEHIGQLTPAGSN; this is translated from the exons ATGGGCTCGGGCCACAAACCCACGGGGATGAGCGTTCGACTT GGTTTTAGGAAAGTTGATCCTGATCAATGGGAGTTTTccaatgatgattttatcagaGGGAAACCACACCTAATGAAAAACATACACAGACGCAAGCCAGTTCATAGTCACTCATCGAATAATCTTCATGGACAAGTGAACTCTAACCCTATAACTGACTCCGAAAGACAGAGGTACAAAGATAATATTGAGCATCTAAAACATGAAAAAGAAGTTTTTTTGATGGAGTCACAAAGGCAACTACAAGAGGAAAAGGGACTTGAGTCGCAGGTTCAGCTTTTGAGGGATCGCTTACAACAAATGGAACAGAGGCAATATAGTTTTGCTTCGTCCTGTGCTGAGAGATTGCAGAAACCCGAGCTTGCTTCAATCCCTCCATTAGTTAACAATGATAGAAAGCGACGGGTTTTTAGGCCTGACCATTTTTATGACGAAACAAACAATGAGGATAGTAGCATATGTACCATAAGAACAAGTAGAGGAAGTCCAAAAGTTTGTTTTGGTTTAGACTTTGATCCCGAGCTCTTAGAGATGATGGAAGCATCCCTACATTTTTGGGAAAATGCGGTTGAGGATCTCGTAAATGTGCAGAGAAATCCAACCCATGAGGTTTTTGAATCCACTACTTGCACAGAGAGCCCAGCAATATCTTACACTCAACTCAATGCTGATGATCTATCAGATTCCTTAAGGATTGACATGAATTTGGAACCTCCTGCCGCAGCATCTGTAATCACACTGGATCCTGCTTCTCGACTCGAGACAGAATCCGGAACTGCTAAGGCTATGGCACAGGGAGTCAATGATGTATTCTGGGAACAATTTCTGACTGAAAATCCTGGTTCATCTGATGTACAGGAAGTTCAATCAGAAAGGAAAGATTCTAGACTTAAAGAGAAAGACAGCAGACTGTTAGATCATGGAAGATTTTGGTTGGGTTTTAGAAATCCAAATAGTATACAAGAACACATAGGACAACTTACTCCAGCAGGCAGCAACTGA
- the LOC130814950 gene encoding uncharacterized protein LOC130814950, translating into MDESSASGGGRGKNKRFWTAQEDKALVEALSELAVDPHWRCENGFRSGYMVRLEELIGKALPGCGLKALPHIDSRLKTLVAKFRAISQMLNTSGFVWDDEKKMISVDRAVYDEYCKNHPNCKNLFGVSFPHFHELMNVYGKDYATGKPAEDYVEAIQNLQNVAPPQVTLDSSDDEGIDASGNATQTVTSPPAKKMKTEKTSNKRSKRGNAGEGSSNELASLQAFMKDMNVHLSTMANVMARTDDREQKVVEQTEKVLEELLSFNLEGVTPNQVFEVANILTSQPNKLLIFSKCPDALKSDYVKSLLGGNSNA; encoded by the exons ATGGATGAAAGTAGTGCTAGTGGAGGTGGAAGGGGAAAAAACAAACGATTTTGGACTGCCCAAGAAGATAAGGCTCTTGTGGAAGCCTTGTCAGAGTTAGCTGTTGATCCTCACTGGAGGTGTGAAAATGGATTTAGAAGCGGCTACATGGTTCGCTTAGAGGAGCTCATAGGTAAGGCTCTTCCTGGTTGTGGTTTGAAGGCTCTGCCACACATTGATTCTCGACTTAAGACACTTGTAGCCAAGTTTAGGgctatttctcaaatgttaaataCAAGTGGATTCGTCtgggatgatgaaaaaaaaatgatttctgTAGATCGGGCTGTTTATGACGAGTATTGCAAG AATCATCCGAATTGCAAAAACCTGTTTGGAGTTTCATTTCCGCACTTTCATGAACTAATGAATGTTTACGGCAAGGATTACGCTACCGGAAAACCAGCTGAAGATTATGTTGAAGCAATACAGAATTTGCAAAACGTTGCCCCTCCACAAGTTACacttgattcaagtgatgatgagggAATTGATGCTAGTGGTAATGCCACTCAAACTGTTACTTCTCCTCCtgctaaaaaaatgaaaactgaAAAAACTTCTAATAAAAGAAGTAAGAGAGGAAATGCTGGTGAAGGTAGTTCTAATGAGTTGGCTAGCTTACAAGCATTCATGAAAGACATGAATGTTCATCTTTCAACTATGGCAAATGTGATGGCCCGCACTGATGATCGTGAGCAAAAAGTAGTTGAACAGACTGAGAAAGTGTTAGAGGAACTACTATCTTTTAATTTAGAAGGTGTAACTCCTAACCAAGTTTTTGAAGTGGCTAACATTCTAACCTCACAACCAAACAAGCTCCTCATATTTTCAAAGTGTCCCGACGCTTTGAAAAGTGATTATGTTAAGAGTCTTCTTGGAGGAAATAGTAATGCTTAG
- the LOC130814948 gene encoding protein ANTAGONIST OF LIKE HETEROCHROMATIN PROTEIN 1-like, which translates to MASIGTSLKRKRNWDCIRFIITMINCVVLLHLMLYSMRKTIYDSHYVKLDKKTRRKMRLHNLNRMIRESDTLCRNYLRINRYTFGVLLEMVRDIGGLNETRNTCLEEMVAGFLYTLAHHKKNRMMGAHFYRSGETISRQFHACLLAILKLHDILLKKPTPIQEDCNDERWKYFKNSLGALDGTMILVNVPCDERSKYRTRKGTLAMNVLGVCSPEMEFIYVLPGWEGSAHDGRILRDAISRPNGLKVPKGCYYLCDGGYTNGEGFLAPYRGHLYHLREWNNGPRQPQTAEEYFNLRHAKARNVIERCFGLLKGRWGILRSPSWFSLQTHGRIVLACALLHNLVKRYMLAEFDDEDLFEENDSDDNDGDDNDGDVNEEDDVEYITSIAVTDPWTNFRNTMAQHMFNDWRARQRRLTL; encoded by the exons ATGGCTAGCATTGGTACTTctttgaaaaggaagagaaattggGATTGTATTCGGTTCATAATTACTATGattaattgtgttgtgttgCTACATTTGATGTTGTACTCGATGAGAAAAACTATATACGATTCCCATTATGTTAAGCTTGATAAAAAAACTAGGAGAAAAATGAGATTGCACAACTTGAATAGAATGATTAGAGAAAGTGACACTTTGTGTAGGAACTATCTTCGTATAAATCGATACACATTTGGTGTTCTTTTAGAGATGGTTAGAGATATTGGTGGattaaatgaaacaagaaaCACATGTTTGGAAGAGATGGTTGCGGGTTTCTTATACACATTAGCTCaccataagaaaaatagaatgatgGGTGCACATTTTTATAGAAGTGGTGAAACTATTAGTAGACAATTTCATGCTTGTTTGTTAGCAATCTTAAAGTTACATGATATTCTTCTTAAGAAACCAACACCAATACAAGAGGATTGCAACGATGAAAGATGGAAATATTTCAAg aaTTCATTAGGTGCCCTTGATGGTACAATGATTCTAGTGAATGTTCCTTGTGATGAGCGATCCAAATATCGGACTAGAAAAGGTACCCTTGCTATGAATGTATTAGGAGTATGTTCACCCGAGATggaatttatatatgtcttaccTGGTTGGGAGGGGTCGGCACACGATGGTCGGATTCTTCGAGATGCTATTTCTAGGCCTAATGGGTTGAAAGTTCCAAAAG gtTGTTATTATCTATGTGATGGAGGATATACTAATGGAGAAGGATTCCTTGCACCCTATAGAGGGCATCTTTATCATCTTAGAGAATGGAATAATGGCCCCCGACAACCCCAAACCGCCGAAGAATATTTCAACTTAAGGCATGCAAAAGCTAGAAATGTGATTGAGAGATGCTTTGGATTACTCAAGGGAAGATGGGGGATTCTTAGAAGTCCTTCTTGGTTTAGTTTACAAACACATGGTCGAATTGTACTTGCTTGTGCTTTATTACATAATTTGGTAAAGAGATACATGCTTGCAGAATTTGATGATGAGGACTTGTTTGAGgaaaatgatagtgatgataatgatggtgatgataatgatggtgatgttaatgaggaagatgatgtgGAGTACATAACCTCCATTGCTGTAACCGATCCATGGACGAATTTCCGAAATACAATGGCCCAACATATGTTCAATGATTGGAGGGCTAGACAACGCAGACTTACTTTGTGa
- the LOC130814946 gene encoding U-box domain-containing protein 17-like produces MATAAAFSSLRRRRSPPLEAFLAPVDLTDGGIITTLLSVANELVELHSGKKLLFQKKNFLSLVRKIEVFVVLLDFLKESKPILRFSYTALMCLKELYLLFYRCKILLDYCAQSSKLWMLLQNQSISGHFHDLNQEMSTLLDVLPIKELSLNEDVKEQIELLQKQLRRAKCYVDKKDEMLRLRLYSFLNEFEDGNVPAENELWFFFVDQLRICDAKSCRGEIEFLEEQIVNHEGNIEPTAAVLNGFLAVTRYCRFLLFGFDEEMEIGGESLKKMRKGMMTQEIADTFLTIPKDFCCPISLDLMRDPVIVSTGQSYDRSSISRWLDEGHYTCPKTGQMLAHTRLVPNRALRNLIAQWSAAHGVPFETPEGAESSSELVAASSSKAAVAANQATAYLLIQQLACGSEDAQAVAAREIRMLAKTGKENRAFIAEAGAVPYLKSLLSSKNAIAQENCVTAMLNLSIYDKNKGRIMEEEGCLKSIVDVLRFGHTTESRENAAATLFSLSAVHDFKKRIADENGAVEALAELLRDGTPRGKKDAVTALFNLSTHAENGARMIEAGAVTAIIGALGIDGVSEEAAGALALIVRQPAGAKAVGKEEMAVGSLLGMMRCGTPRGKENAVAALLELCRNGGAAATERVLKAPALAGLLQSLLFTGTKRARRKAASLARVFQRRENATLHYGGLGVAYHLAGNTGMNRDTSFAGDVSVPMSISVPVVQG; encoded by the coding sequence ATGGCAACTGCAGCTGCGTTTTCATCGTTACGGCGGCGAAGATCGCCACCTTTGGAGGCATTTTTGGCTCCGGTGGACCTTACTGATGGAGGGATTATAACAACGTTATTATCTGTAGCTAATGAGTTAGTGGAATTGCATTCTGGGAAGAAATTGTTATTTCAGAAGAAGAATTTCTTGTCTTTGGTTAGGAAAATTGAGGTATTTGTTGTTTTATTGGATTTCTTGAAGGAATCTAAGCCTATTTTAAGGTTTTCATACACAGCGCTTATGTGCTTAAAGGAGCTTTATTTACTGTTTTATAGATGCAAAATATTGTTGGATTATTGTGCACAATCTAGTAAATTATGGATGCTTTTACAAAACCAGTCGATTTCGGGTCATTTTCATGATCTTAATCAAGAAATGTCTACCCTTTTGGATGTTCTTCCTATTAAAGAGCTTAGTTTGAATGAAGATGTTAAAGAACAGATTGAGTTGTTGCAAAAACAGTTGAGGAGAGCTAAGTGTTATGTGGATAAGAAGGATGAGATGTTGAGGCTTAGATTATATTCTTTCTTGAATGAATTTGAGGATGGAAATGTTCCTGCTGAGAATGAGCTTTGGTTTTTCTTCGTTGATCAGTTGAGGATTTGTGATGCAAAGAGTTGTAGGGGTGAGATTGAGTTTTTAGAGGAGCAGATTGTTAATCACGAGGGCAATATTGAGCCAACGGCTGCTGTGCTTAATGGGTTTCTGGCTGTGACTCGTTATTGTCGGTTTTTGCTGTTTGGGTTTGACGAAGAGATGGAGATCGGAGGCGAGAGCCTGAAGAAGATGAGGAAAGGAATGATGACTCAGGAAATTGCTGATACTTTTCTTACGATTCCTAAAGACTTTTGTTGCCCCATATCGTTAGATTTGATGCGAGATCCGGTGATTGTATCGACTGGCCAGAGCTATGATCGGTCATCGATATCAAGGTGGTTAGATGAAGGTCATTATACTTGTCCAAAGACCGGTCAAATGCTTGCCCATACACGCCTCGTTCCCAATCGAGCTCTTAGGAATTTGATAGCCCAATGGTCTGCTGCTCATGGAGTTCCATTTGAGACCCCAGAGGGTGCAGAATCCTCTTCGGAGCTAGTTGCAGCTTCATCGTCAAAAGCAGCTGTTGCAGCAAACCAGGCCACAGCATATCTTCTTATCCAACAACTTGCTTGTGGGTCAGAGGATGCACAAGCCGTTGCTGCTCGAGAGATTCGGATGTTGGCTAAAACAGGGAAGGAGAACCGTGCTTTTATTGCAGAAGCTGGTGCAGTGCCTTATCTCAAGAGCCTATTGTCGTCTAAAAATGCGATTGCTCAAGAGAATTGTGTCACTGCAATGCTTAATCTATCCATATACGACAAGAATAAGGGACGGATCATGGAAGAAGAAGGGTGCTTGAAGTCCATTGTTGACGTTTTAAGATTTGGGCACACAACTGAGTCGAGAGAGAATGCTGCTGCAACATTGTTTAGCCTATCAGCTGTCCATGACTTTAAGAAGAGAATTGCGGATGAAAATGGGGCTGTCGAAGCACTTGCGGAACTGTTGAGGGATGGGACTCCGAGAGGCAAGAAAGATGCAGTTACTGCTTTGTTTAATCTATCGACACATGCAGAGAATGGTGCAAGAATGATTGAAGCAGGCGCAGTAACAGCAATTATCGGAGCTCTAGGGATCGACGGGGTATCAGAAGAGGCAGCAGGGGCATTGGCCTTGATTGTGAGGCAGCCTGCCGGGGCCAAGGCTGTAGGGAAGGAGGAAATGGCAGTGGGTAGTTTGCTTGGGATGATGCGTTGTGGGACACCCCGAGGAAAGGAGAATGCAGTTGCCGCATTATTGGAACTTTGCCGGAATGGTGGGGCTGCCGCCACTGAGAGGGTGCTCAAGGCACCGGCATTGGCGGGTTTGCTTCAATCCTTGCTATTCACCGGTACAAAACGAGCTCGGAGAAAGGCAGCTTCCCTTGCTAGGGTATTTCAACGAAGAGAGAACGCAACTCTGCATTATGGTGGATTAGGAGTTGCATATCACTTAGCTGGGAACACGGGTATGAATAGAGATACGAGCTTTGCTGGTGATGTGTCTGTACCCATGTCTATATCTGTTCCGGTTGTGCAAGGGTAA
- the LOC130814953 gene encoding uncharacterized protein LOC130814953 translates to MGCFVSRPQSASDNTKRIRKPKPWRHTEAITKAQLTQMREEFWDTAPHYGGRREIWDALHAAAEGELDMAQTIIESAGIIVQNPDLTVCYDERGAKYELPNYVLSEPTNMVRDNSDS, encoded by the exons ATGGGCTGCTTTGTTTCCCGACCTCAATCTGCTTCTG ACAACACTAAAAGGATTCGGAAACCAAAGCCATGGAGGCATACTGAAGCAATTACCAAAGCACAACTGACTCAGATGCGTGAGGAATTTTGGGACACTGCACCTCACTATGGTGGCAGGAGAG AAATCTGGGATGCACTCCATGCTGCCGCTGAAGGTGAACTGGACATGGCGCAGACAATCATCGAGAGTGCTGGAATAATTGTGCAGAACCCTGACCTGACAGTTTGCTATGATGAGAGAG GTGCAAAATATGAACTGCCTAATTATGTCCTGAGTGAGCCAACCAACATGGTCCGCGACAACAGTGATTCTTGA